Proteins from a single region of Crassaminicella profunda:
- a CDS encoding acetate uptake transporter: MKMNEVQNVKITNADPSALGLFGLAIVTLVASSQKLGMTKGVSLIIPWAVFLGAFAQLFACINDSKRNNTFGTTAFGGYAFFWFGVAMTWMIQLGVFGEKLAANIDIKQLGFAFIGYLIFSIFMTIGAMETNKVLFIIFVLIDCLFLGLSLSVFDVMKEPAHSLAAYSEILISIVAFYGFAACVLNAHFGRVFLPVGKPFGIFKK, translated from the coding sequence ATGAAGATGAACGAAGTACAAAATGTAAAGATTACGAATGCGGATCCTTCTGCATTAGGATTATTTGGTTTGGCTATAGTAACACTTGTAGCATCATCCCAAAAACTTGGAATGACCAAAGGGGTATCATTGATCATCCCGTGGGCCGTGTTTTTAGGTGCTTTTGCTCAGTTGTTTGCTTGCATTAATGATTCAAAAAGAAATAACACCTTTGGAACTACTGCTTTTGGAGGATATGCATTCTTTTGGTTTGGTGTTGCTATGACATGGATGATTCAGTTAGGTGTGTTTGGTGAGAAATTGGCAGCAAACATAGATATTAAACAATTGGGATTTGCTTTTATAGGATATTTAATTTTTAGTATTTTTATGACAATTGGAGCCATGGAGACGAATAAGGTACTATTTATTATTTTTGTTTTGATTGATTGTTTATTCCTCGGCTTATCATTAAGTGTTTTTGATGTTATGAAAGAACCTGCACATTCACTTGCAGCGTATTCAGAAATATTAATTTCTATAGTTGCCTTTTATGGCTTTGCTGCTTGTGTTTTAAATGCACATTTTGGAAGAGTCTTTTTACCTGTAGGAAAGCCATTTGGTATTTTCAAAAAGTAA
- a CDS encoding TRAP transporter large permease subunit: protein MLNGVFTATEGSAIAVVYSLILSFIYKEIEPKDLPSILLDSAKMTAIVIFMIGVSSIMSWVMAFTNIPFDKMFHISTYYDIIIKVF from the coding sequence ATTCTGAATGGTGTTTTTACAGCCACTGAGGGTTCAGCTATTGCAGTAGTATACTCTCTGATACTTTCATTTATTTACAAAGAAATAGAACCGAAAGATTTACCTAGCATTTTATTAGATTCTGCAAAAATGACTGCAATTGTAATATTTATGATTGGCGTTTCTTCAATAATGTCTTGGGTGATGGCTTTTACAAATATTCCATTCGACAAAATGTTTCACATCTCGACGTATTATGATATAATAATTAAGGTGTTTTAG
- the kduI gene encoding 5-dehydro-4-deoxy-D-glucuronate isomerase, protein MSLEIRYANHPEDSKHYTTEELRKHYLIEKLFVENEATLVYSHVDRIIAGGIMPVEKEIKLGAGKELGVSYFFERREAGIINIGGKGKVTLDSKEYILNNGDGLYIGMGCKDVKFESEDINNPAKLYFNSSPAHKAYPTRIITLEQANKVRLGEKENLNVRTINQYVHPAVCESCQLVMGMTILDPGSVWNTMPCHTHERRMEVYMYFNMDEESRVFHLMGQPQETRHVVMSNEQAIISPSWSIHSGVGTSNYTFIWGMCGENIEFTDMDHVNMKDMK, encoded by the coding sequence TCTAAGCATTATACGACAGAAGAATTGAGAAAACATTACTTAATTGAAAAGTTATTTGTGGAAAATGAGGCAACTTTAGTTTATTCTCATGTTGATAGAATTATTGCTGGAGGCATAATGCCAGTTGAAAAAGAGATTAAGCTAGGTGCAGGCAAGGAACTAGGTGTTAGCTATTTTTTTGAGAGAAGAGAAGCTGGTATCATAAATATCGGTGGTAAAGGAAAAGTTACTTTAGATAGTAAGGAATATATTTTGAATAATGGTGATGGACTGTATATTGGAATGGGATGTAAGGATGTTAAATTTGAATCAGAAGATATTAATAATCCAGCAAAGCTATATTTTAATAGTAGTCCAGCTCATAAAGCTTACCCTACTAGAATTATTACTTTAGAACAAGCAAACAAAGTGAGATTAGGTGAAAAAGAAAATCTTAATGTAAGAACAATCAATCAATATGTACATCCTGCTGTATGTGAGAGTTGTCAGTTAGTTATGGGAATGACTATTCTTGATCCAGGAAGTGTGTGGAATACAATGCCGTGCCATACTCATGAACGACGTATGGAAGTGTATATGTACTTTAACATGGATGAAGAATCAAGAGTATTCCATCTTATGGGTCAGCCACAAGAAACAAGACATGTGGTTATGTCGAATGAGCAAGCTATTATCTCGCCAAGTTGGTCAATTCATAGTGGCGTAGGAACAAGTAACTATACTTTTATTTGGGGCATGTGTGGTGAAAATATCGAATTTACTGATATGGATCATGTTAATATGAAAGATATGAAGTAG